A single Tenacibaculum sp. Bg11-29 DNA region contains:
- the mce gene encoding methylmalonyl-CoA epimerase, whose translation MDKIEHIGIAVKDLEKSNKLFAALFGEPHYKVEEVASEGVKTSFFKSGPNKIELLEATKADSPIAKFIEKKGEGIHHIAFAVNDIKAAIKRLQKEGFTVLNETPKKGADNKLVAFLHPKTTNGVLIELCEEIK comes from the coding sequence ATGGATAAAATAGAACACATTGGTATTGCGGTTAAAGATTTAGAAAAATCAAATAAATTGTTTGCGGCTCTTTTTGGAGAACCTCATTATAAAGTTGAAGAAGTAGCAAGCGAAGGCGTAAAAACTTCCTTTTTTAAATCGGGTCCTAATAAAATAGAACTACTAGAAGCTACAAAAGCAGATAGTCCGATTGCTAAATTTATAGAAAAAAAGGGAGAAGGAATACACCATATCGCTTTTGCTGTTAATGATATAAAAGCAGCAATAAAACGCTTACAAAAAGAAGGTTTTACTGTTTTAAATGAGACTCCTAAAAAAGGTGCTGACAACAAATTAGTAGCTTTCTTACATCCTAAAACTACAAATGGTGTTTTAATTGAACTCTGTGAAGAAATCAAGTAA
- a CDS encoding ABC transporter permease translates to MTNSYDSFQKRRLQSSYISVVVSIALVLFMMGVLGLVLLKSTKVANHFKEKVVMTLFLKDDVTDKQIKTFKATLKKEKYTNKVVYITKGEAAIAYKKDLGEDFLKFLGDNPLKNGIDIYLKADFVTPEEMVVIEKSFKKNAFVAEVNYDKPLVELLTKNIQKMSFWLLILSGFFGLVAIILINSSIRLSIYSKRFNIKTMQMVGATKSFIRKPFIWQSIKLGLLGAFISLCGLAFVIYYINEYIPALELLTDYISLAYVTGGVFFIAFFITWISTFFATQRFLNLQTNDLYY, encoded by the coding sequence ATGACAAACTCTTATGATTCTTTTCAAAAGCGACGCTTACAATCGTCTTACATCTCTGTAGTTGTAAGTATTGCATTGGTACTTTTTATGATGGGAGTTTTGGGTTTAGTTTTACTAAAATCTACTAAAGTTGCAAATCACTTTAAAGAAAAAGTGGTAATGACCCTCTTTTTAAAAGATGATGTAACCGATAAACAAATAAAAACGTTTAAAGCTACTTTAAAAAAGGAAAAATACACCAACAAAGTTGTTTATATTACTAAAGGTGAAGCTGCAATAGCTTATAAGAAAGATTTAGGTGAAGATTTTTTAAAATTTTTAGGAGACAATCCTCTTAAAAATGGAATTGATATTTATTTAAAAGCAGATTTTGTTACTCCTGAAGAAATGGTAGTAATTGAAAAATCTTTTAAAAAAAATGCCTTTGTAGCAGAAGTAAATTACGACAAACCATTGGTTGAATTGTTAACAAAAAACATTCAGAAAATGAGTTTTTGGTTATTAATACTAAGCGGTTTTTTTGGTTTAGTTGCCATTATTTTAATAAATAGTTCAATTCGATTGTCTATTTACTCCAAAAGATTTAATATTAAAACCATGCAAATGGTTGGAGCTACTAAAAGTTTTATTCGAAAGCCTTTTATTTGGCAAAGTATTAAACTAGGACTTTTAGGTGCTTTTATTTCTTTATGTGGGTTAGCATTTGTAATTTATTACATTAATGAATACATTCCTGCCTTAGAATTATTAACCGATTATATTTCTTTAGCATATGTAACAGGAGGAGTTTTTTTTATTGCTTTTTTTATTACATGGATAAGTACATTTTTTGCTACACAACGTTTTTTAAACTTACAAACTAACGACTTGTATTACTAA
- a CDS encoding DUF3098 domain-containing protein produces MKKDTIPKQEFLFGKRNYIIMLIGLAVIALGFILMAGGGSEDPNVFNPEIYSWRRIRLAPTLVIIGLGIEIYAIFANPKK; encoded by the coding sequence ATGAAAAAAGACACTATACCTAAACAAGAATTTTTATTTGGTAAACGAAATTACATCATCATGCTAATAGGTTTAGCGGTTATCGCTTTAGGCTTTATTTTAATGGCAGGTGGCGGAAGCGAAGACCCAAATGTATTTAATCCTGAAATTTATAGCTGGCGTAGAATTCGTTTAGCACCAACCTTAGTAATTATTGGTTTAGGTATTGAAATTTATGCTATTTTTGCGAACCCTAAAAAGTAA
- a CDS encoding undecaprenyl-diphosphate phosphatase — protein sequence MNLLEAIILGIIQGLTEFLPVSSSGHLELAKVILGDTSVPEESLTFTVVLHFATALSTLVVFRKEVAEIFRGLFQFKWNEEMKFSLKIITSMIPAVIIGLLFEEQLESFFGGKILFVGIMLLITAVLLLLADKSKNTNKEVSFNNSLIIGISQAIAMLPGISRSGATISTSVLLGIDRSKAARFSFLMVVPLIFGKIAKDFLGGDINFQPSEIVPISAGFIAAFLAGLVACNWMIALVKKSKLSYFSIYCAIVGLIAIGYSLLN from the coding sequence ATGAATTTATTAGAAGCTATTATCCTTGGAATTATTCAAGGCCTTACCGAATTCTTACCGGTATCATCAAGTGGTCATTTAGAATTAGCAAAAGTTATCTTAGGAGATACTTCTGTACCTGAAGAAAGCTTAACTTTTACGGTAGTTTTACACTTTGCAACAGCATTAAGTACCTTAGTTGTTTTTAGAAAGGAAGTTGCTGAGATTTTCAGAGGACTGTTTCAATTTAAATGGAATGAAGAAATGAAATTTTCACTAAAAATTATCACATCTATGATTCCTGCAGTAATTATAGGCTTATTGTTTGAAGAACAACTAGAGTCTTTTTTTGGAGGAAAAATATTATTCGTAGGTATTATGTTATTAATTACTGCTGTATTATTATTACTTGCTGATAAATCTAAAAACACGAACAAAGAGGTGTCTTTTAATAACTCATTAATTATAGGTATTTCACAAGCTATTGCAATGCTCCCTGGTATTTCTCGTTCTGGAGCAACTATTTCTACCTCTGTTTTACTGGGTATTGATCGTAGTAAAGCTGCTCGTTTTTCTTTTTTAATGGTAGTACCTCTTATTTTTGGAAAAATAGCAAAAGATTTTCTAGGAGGAGATATTAACTTTCAGCCTTCTGAAATCGTTCCAATATCAGCAGGGTTTATAGCTGCTTTTCTTGCAGGCTTAGTTGCTTGTAACTGGATGATTGCTTTGGTTAAAAAAAGCAAATTATCATACTTTTCTATTTACTGTGCAATTGTAGGTTTAATTGCTATCGGATACTCTTTATTAAACTAA
- the truB gene encoding tRNA pseudouridine(55) synthase TruB has translation MKTEEDYKNGQVLLIDKPLEWTSFQVVNKLRWHIRKRFDIKKIKVGHAGTLDPLATGLLIICTGKKTKIIDTYQGQIKEYTGTITLGGTTPSYDLETAVNETFSTEHITEELIHETTKQFTGVIQQKPPIFSAIKKEGKRLYELARKGETTEIKSREVTIPIFEITKINANDIDFRVVCSKGTYIRSLAYDFGVALNSGAHLSALRRTKIGDFHVDNAQSVDEFINSLEVE, from the coding sequence ATGAAAACTGAAGAAGATTACAAAAACGGACAAGTTTTATTGATTGATAAACCACTAGAATGGACTTCTTTTCAAGTAGTTAACAAACTACGTTGGCACATTCGTAAACGTTTTGATATTAAAAAAATAAAAGTAGGTCATGCAGGAACTTTAGATCCTTTAGCAACTGGTTTATTAATTATTTGTACTGGTAAAAAAACTAAGATTATTGACACATATCAAGGTCAAATAAAAGAATACACAGGTACTATTACTTTAGGAGGAACAACACCTAGTTACGATTTAGAAACAGCGGTAAACGAAACTTTTTCTACAGAACATATTACCGAAGAATTAATTCATGAAACGACTAAACAATTTACAGGTGTAATTCAACAAAAACCACCTATTTTTTCTGCTATTAAAAAAGAAGGGAAGCGACTATACGAATTAGCTAGAAAAGGTGAAACTACCGAAATAAAATCGAGAGAAGTTACCATTCCTATTTTTGAAATCACAAAAATAAACGCTAATGATATTGATTTTAGAGTGGTTTGCAGTAAAGGAACTTATATTCGTTCATTAGCATACGATTTTGGTGTTGCTTTAAATTCAGGAGCTCATTTATCAGCTTTAAGAAGAACTAAAATTGGTGACTTTCATGTTGACAACGCACAAAGTGTAGATGAATTTATAAACTCTTTAGAAGTGGAATAG
- a CDS encoding ABC transporter ATPase: MLVDFNTLSEEAKVWIYPSNRKFYPQEIEGLKEKLKAFVEVWKQDDDDFKASVELRYNRFIIFSGEGNSALLNADIDKLVGFVLQLQEVYEVELLDRMNVCFKQGEYTQYKELKDFKKLIKNKAVTEKTIVFDNLVETKLELENHWEVPISESWYSRFLKKSKTNS; the protein is encoded by the coding sequence ATGTTAGTAGATTTCAATACATTATCAGAAGAGGCTAAGGTTTGGATTTATCCATCTAATAGAAAATTTTATCCGCAAGAAATTGAAGGTTTAAAAGAGAAGTTAAAAGCATTTGTTGAGGTATGGAAACAAGATGATGACGATTTTAAAGCTTCAGTAGAATTACGATACAATCGTTTTATTATTTTTTCTGGTGAGGGAAATTCAGCATTATTAAATGCAGATATAGATAAATTGGTAGGTTTTGTTTTACAATTACAAGAAGTATATGAAGTTGAATTGTTAGATAGAATGAATGTTTGTTTTAAACAAGGTGAATACACCCAGTATAAAGAGTTAAAAGATTTTAAAAAGTTGATTAAAAACAAAGCGGTAACAGAAAAAACTATTGTTTTTGATAACTTAGTTGAAACGAAGTTAGAATTAGAAAATCATTGGGAAGTACCAATTTCTGAAAGCTGGTATAGTCGTTTTTTAAAGAAAAGTAAAACCAATTCCTAA
- a CDS encoding thioredoxin family protein, with amino-acid sequence MKEIIENSLQKAISYSEYRILVKELLDEGKSTGLSQSDDLLNYSLLNDKRMKRLDKTIKVSEETIAKLKDVKEPQTWLVLTEGWCGDAAQNLPVINKIAEENSNIKLKLVLRDENLELMDGFLTNGGRSIPKLIALDKDNKVINTWGPRPVVATKMVADYKAEHGSLDAEFKKDLQVWYNKNKGENVQENITSLLK; translated from the coding sequence ATGAAAGAAATTATTGAAAACAGTTTACAAAAAGCAATTTCATATTCAGAATATAGAATTCTTGTAAAAGAGTTGTTAGATGAAGGTAAATCAACAGGTTTAAGTCAATCTGATGACTTATTAAATTATAGTTTATTAAATGATAAGCGAATGAAACGTTTAGATAAAACTATAAAAGTTTCAGAAGAAACTATAGCAAAACTTAAAGATGTAAAAGAACCTCAAACTTGGTTAGTATTAACTGAAGGTTGGTGTGGTGATGCAGCTCAAAACCTACCTGTAATTAATAAAATTGCAGAAGAAAATTCTAATATAAAGTTAAAACTAGTACTTAGAGATGAGAATTTAGAGCTTATGGATGGATTTTTAACGAACGGAGGAAGATCAATTCCTAAATTAATAGCATTAGATAAAGACAATAAAGTAATTAATACTTGGGGGCCAAGACCTGTAGTGGCTACAAAAATGGTTGCAGATTATAAGGCAGAACATGGCAGTTTAGATGCTGAATTTAAAAAAGACTTACAAGTTTGGTATAATAAAAATAAAGGAGAAAATGTTCAAGAAAATATTACCTCGTTATTAAAATAA